GGCGGTCAGCCGCCGCTCCAGGTCGGTCAGCGACACGAAAGGCGTATATTGGTTGTAGCAGCGGCTGTTCGCACCGACGAAACCGCCCAGCGCCGCACAGCTGCTGTCGGGCATCACCGCCGTGACGGGGGCGCCCGCCGCATTCACCGCCAGGAAGGTCGACGGATTGCCGCCCCCGGTCCAGCCGCCCTGCGGATTTTCGAGATAGGGACGGATGGCGAAATCGCGGTCGCTGGCGAGCAGTTCGCTGCGCTTGTTGTAGCCTATCGACGCCAGCACGCGGAAGCCGCTGCCGATATGCCCGTAGCTCAGCGAAGCGTCGATATCGCCATCGCTGCCCGGCACATGCCTGTACCCGGCCGAGGTGCGGAAGCCCTGCTGGTCGGTGCGGGTGATGAAGTTCAGCACGCCGGCGATCGCGTCCGATCCATAGGTCGCGGCGGCGCCGTCCTTCAGCACCTCGATCCGCCCGATCGCCGCGGTCGGGATCAGGTTCAGGTCGACCGCGGGCACGTTGTTGCCCGACGTCACCAGCCGCTTGTTGTTGAGCAGGACCAGCGTGCGCTGCGGGCTCAGCCCGCGCAGGTTCGCGGTGGCGATGCCCTCCGCCCCCTGCGAGCGGCTGTCATAGGGGTTGGAGTCGCCCAGCACGCCGCTCGACGTCGGCAGTGCCTTCAGCAGCTCGACCGCCGAAGGAGAGCCCTGTTTCTGCAGTTCGTCCGCGCCGATGACGTTGACCGGCAGCACCGCGTCCTCGCGCGCGCCACGAATGATCGATCCGGTGACGACGATGTCCTGCGCGGGAGCTTCCTCGACCAGGGCCTCAACCGCGGGAGCCGGCGGCGGCGCCTCGGCCGTACCGTCCCGGGTCTGGAGAGCGGCGAGACGGACCGGCGGCGCCGCGCTGATCCGGGCAAGGGCGATGCCGCCTTTCGGTCCGGCGATCGGCCGCAGCCCGCTGCCCTCGAGCAATATCTCTAGGGCTTCGGCGGGCGGCATCTCGCCGCGCACCGCGCGCGCCGTCTTGCCGGTCAGCAGGCCGATCGGCGCGAGGATCGCGATCCCCGACTGGCGCGAATAGGCGAGCACCGCCGATGACAGCGGCTGTGCCGGAATCGAGAAGGATGGATGGGTGCCCTTCGCCAGCGCCGGCGCGCCGAGAGCCGCGATCGACACATGCGCGACGAGTGAAAGCGTGAGAATCCTGAGCCTTGAACCGTGCATAACCCCTCCTGTCGCATCCGCTCTTGTCCGGATTGCGAGTCTAAGACGGACGAGCGAGCGGCTACCGAAGGGCGCCCCGGAAGAAAGTTTCACGCACCGGAGCGGCGACCGATCGTGACATGGCCGGTGGGGCTCCGCCTGATCTCGACGGGCAGGATGATCGGCAGGTTGGCGAAGAAGGTCTCGAAATCCTTGCGCATGAAGGTCGTCGCGATCCGCGCTTCGCCGAGCCGCGCATCGTCGATGCTGATCCCCGGCGCATAATAGCGGTTGAGGTCGGTCACCACGTCGGCCAGCGCCGCGTCGACATAGGTCAGCCGCCCCTCGCGCCATTCGCCGGGCGGGGCATCGACCCGGACCACGGCCGACTGCGAAGCCGCATCGAACAGCGCGACATCGGCCCTTGTGTCGACCCGCTGATAGGCCTGCAGGACATGGCGCGGCTTCGCGTGGAACAGCGGGGCTGCCTCGCTGACCTGAACGACGCCATCGAGCACGCTGGTGCTGACCCGTCCGCCGCTGCGGCGCACGTCGAACCGCGTGCCCAGGACTCGGACGCGGGTATCGCCGGCGTCGACGGTGAACGGGCGGCTGCTGTCATGCGCGACCTCGAAAAAGGCTTCGCCATGGATGATCTCGGCATGGCGCCCGCCGCTGCCGACATCGGCACGGATCCGGCTTTCCGGGCCCAGCGTC
The sequence above is drawn from the Rhizorhabdus dicambivorans genome and encodes:
- a CDS encoding FecR family protein produces the protein MAKTRDHIIAEASRWVVEQRSGTMTAGQQAALRAWLDEHPDHRKAFGEIAGIAAGAASLRSLAELEPRPALTHAAPSRHSRAWAHMGGSRRRRIAATAIAASLAGAALLLPALPWGGGIDSSTTVAEMRTLMLADGTRVTLGPESRIRADVGSGGRHAEIIHGEAFFEVAHDSSRPFTVDAGDTRVRVLGTRFDVRRSGGRVSTSVLDGVVQVSEAAPLFHAKPRHVLQAYQRVDTRADVALFDAASQSAVVRVDAPPGEWREGRLTYVDAALADVVTDLNRYYAPGISIDDARLGEARIATTFMRKDFETFFANLPIILPVEIRRSPTGHVTIGRRSGA